The sequence below is a genomic window from Dioscorea cayenensis subsp. rotundata cultivar TDr96_F1 chromosome 6, TDr96_F1_v2_PseudoChromosome.rev07_lg8_w22 25.fasta, whole genome shotgun sequence.
CAAGTTTCTTTTATATGTTAGTAGAGAATGATTCACactatttttcttatctttttcacACGCTTTAACTAATAAGCAATACAGCTTCTTGTCCTTGTTCACTCATCTGCAATCGTCGCAACCACCGTATGAGAATGTAGAGTACTGTGTGTATTCCGTATGAGAATGTAGATTACTCATGTATTGTATTTTTGTGCATGGAGAAAGATGTACATAGTAATTCACCGGGATGTATTCACTCTTCGAGCTTGGCTTTAGCTTCCGCATCAAATGTTTTGCATAGAATCTCATAGCTTGCCTCAGCTCCGATCTATAAGAGAACCGGTTAGCAATCATAAGGCTAATAATCAACTAGTCAGAAATTCAGTAACAACAATGGTGAGTGAAAAAGTTGTACCAATGGATTAACTCGGGATGGTGAAATAGAAGAAATGCTATACCTGCAATgaaaaaacatgtatataagCTAAGGAAAAATGAAGCAACTCATTTCAAGGTTTTAGATATATAATGAATTGCCTAAGCTTGTTGATATAAAAATCGAAAGCTGATGTATTTGCCTTCTGTACTGTCAAGATCACAGCTCCCATGCGATTCTGCAGGACACGAGGTTTCGAATAATTATTGTCTTGTCCATCATGCAAAATGGCAAAGATCCATAACTCTAATTTCAGACATGAGAACAAAATTCAGTTGAATGAacaatggaaaagaaagaaaattgaaacAAGACTTGTCGTAAACAATCTACCAGAATAAAAGAATTAGTTAATCTGTGCCTAGGTGAGAGATTTCACTACCTTGTGAGCAATTAGTTCAAGCAGTTGCATTAGAAACTTTCCTAATCCTTTCCTTTGTACCAAAGACTCAAGCTGCAGTTCGAATACATAAAGAACGGGTACTTCTTCCTCGATAACAAAACGATAATGCACAAAGGCAACAACAGGATCTCCATCACCTATCCAATGACCAGAAATCACTTTCTCCTCATTGTTGTCAAGTTTATCATTTAGAGTTGCATTTGGAGATGATGATCTCACAAATATATAACGTGCTTGAGGTGCAACCATTTCTCTGCGTTTTATCTTCTCTTCCACAGGCCACTCTGAACCATATGGACCCTCCATATTGACCTAGATATTTGATTGCATTAAGcatttccatttccatttccatcaattaaagtttaaaaaataaaaccatattgATATTGCTCTTGACCTTTAGAAGAATTTTAATGTATTTCTTCAAAGATGAAGTTAAATGCTCCCCAAATCCCGAATCCAAATACAATGACAGACCTGGTGACCAATTCAACATGAAGaatacaaagtatacaaagagttAGATGTCATCAGATTGGATTCGGATGTCAGCAAAACATGTGTTCCAGTTCTACATCAAGAAAGCCTCCTTTCAGGTTTTTCATCagaacaaagaacaaaattcttttaaaagatATGTAACTTcatcaaaaacaaatttttcCGATCCTGGTGAACATATCAATCACCAAGACAGAGCAGTAATAGATTTCCAATAAAACGATTACCATGTCTATCGTATTGGCGAAAAGGTAGAAAAGAAGCTAATTGATCTTTTACAGCTGAAGCCGCTTTTATGATATCATCGATAGCCTTTTTCTTCTCTAGTACCTACTCAAACAAACTGTGCTTCAATTTACATAGTAATGCAAGCTTATATACTCTAATTTTTGCCTCAAATTTCCTCAACTGATAAATGAGCTGAATAAATAGCAAGTGAAAatcaaacaagaagaacaatgaaTTCAAAACAGTAACAAGAAGGCATCCAAATCCATGAACATTTTAAATAATACCAAACAACACATAAATAAAGCAAATTTGCATCAATGTACTTGCATCCCAAAGAGTATAATTCAGGATTTTCCAAATAATCTTAACCTAGTTTTTCATATCCATTCAATCAAATTCTTCCAAAATTCCAATCTTGGAACATAAACTCAAAGCGAAGAAGATCAATAGAAACAGGAACCGAAGTTTTTCATCATTGGAACAAATCAACACAAGAATAAgatggaagagaagaagaattagACCTCTTTCCTTCTCAAAATCCTCTCTTTGCTGTTCGTCAATCGATTTGGCTCCATGGCGAGAATTCCtcccaaacaaaaccctaatgagATTTTTCAAAATCTCGAAGCTTTCTTTTCGTGTATAACCCTGCAAAATTCTGAAATTATTCATATTGATACTGGATTATTGTACAAAGTCATTATGTTAttttgtagaaaataaaaatttaaaaaaatactttttctttttccctgttatttttagatattttgaaaTTCTTATTCTTTGAAgtaattttgtttgttgttctacttatgtatatataataaatattatatgaatataattttaaattattaattttttatttcattttgatgaATAAGGAGATGCACTAGTTACAGTGGTTTACTGACAATATTGGGCCCAAAAAATACTATGCATGAACAATACATGAACAATGTTGTAGTCCGGtagaaaaatttaaaccctGCCTTCtctcttatatttttatgatatatcaTTGAGCTATCGAATGGTTGacttcaaagttcaaactattaattcacaccataaatatatattactta
It includes:
- the LOC120263284 gene encoding N-alpha-acetyltransferase 40 isoform X2, which produces MEPNRLTNSKERILRRKEVLEKKKAIDDIIKAASAVKDQLASFLPFRQYDRHGLSLYLDSGFGEHLTSSLKKYIKILLKVNMEGPYGSEWPVEEKIKRREMVAPQARYIFVRSSSPNATLNDKLDNNEEKVISGHWIGDGDPVVAFVHYRFVIEEEVPVLYVFELQLESLVQRKGLGKFLMQLLELIAHKSYGSLPFCMMDKTIIIRNLVSCRIAWEL
- the LOC120263284 gene encoding N-alpha-acetyltransferase 40 isoform X1; this encodes MEPNRLTNSKERILRRKEVLEKKKAIDDIIKAASAVKDQLASFLPFRQYDRHGLSLYLDSGFGEHLTSSLKKYIKILLKVNMEGPYGSEWPVEEKIKRREMVAPQARYIFVRSSSPNATLNDKLDNNEEKVISGHWIGDGDPVVAFVHYRFVIEEEVPVLYVFELQLESLVQRKGLGKFLMQLLELIAHKNRMGAVILTVQKANTSAFDFYINKLRYSISSISPSRVNPLIGAEASYEILCKTFDAEAKAKLEE